A window from Salinigranum halophilum encodes these proteins:
- a CDS encoding DUF5784 family protein, with the protein MARPLRFRHAPGRWTLDRVRRDIYADLDGNLGATMSKPWYRQPDGFDARRFDMDNDDTALFAWNDDEAYWVGNTETPSALWRTDKIALEEAPAEITAWVERELLAELHDESPWLKPYPHLSWFFLPVFCSKDGRETTRAFFAEHAAGFPDATAAEALEYYESFLATGVLDPYRELMAGKLGTSTSLDLVRMSAAMGEFNAAKLLYDAGYDLEPEAEVTTGHSLDYRVEKGGQVTLVEVTRPLPPNRRAANSPITAVRDTAQTKTDGQLERHAGGAVLFVDCSSFPDDDWNAVRGERPEVRHRPAVVFRVRPDGGVDGYTKGSVPLDLPF; encoded by the coding sequence GTCGCTGGACCCTCGACCGAGTCCGGCGAGACATCTACGCCGACCTCGACGGGAACCTGGGAGCGACGATGTCGAAGCCGTGGTACCGCCAGCCCGACGGCTTCGACGCCCGGCGGTTCGACATGGACAACGACGACACGGCGCTGTTCGCCTGGAACGACGACGAGGCCTACTGGGTCGGGAACACCGAGACGCCGTCGGCGCTCTGGCGGACCGACAAGATCGCGCTGGAGGAGGCCCCCGCGGAGATCACGGCGTGGGTCGAGCGGGAACTCCTCGCCGAACTGCACGACGAGTCGCCGTGGCTGAAGCCGTATCCACACCTCTCGTGGTTCTTCCTGCCCGTGTTCTGCTCGAAGGACGGCCGGGAGACGACGAGGGCGTTCTTCGCCGAGCACGCGGCGGGTTTTCCCGACGCCACCGCGGCGGAGGCGCTCGAGTACTACGAGTCGTTCCTGGCGACGGGCGTGTTAGACCCCTATCGGGAGTTGATGGCGGGTAAGCTCGGTACGTCGACGTCGCTCGACCTGGTGCGGATGAGCGCGGCGATGGGCGAGTTCAACGCCGCGAAACTCCTGTACGACGCGGGGTACGACCTCGAGCCCGAGGCGGAAGTGACGACGGGACACTCGCTCGACTACCGGGTCGAGAAGGGGGGGCAGGTGACGCTCGTCGAGGTGACGCGTCCGTTGCCGCCCAACCGGCGCGCGGCGAACAGCCCCATCACCGCCGTCCGCGACACGGCGCAGACGAAGACCGACGGGCAACTGGAGCGACACGCGGGCGGCGCAGTGTTGTTCGTCGACTGTTCGTCGTTCCCGGACGACGACTGGAACGCGGTTCGCGGTGAGCGACCGGAGGTCAGACACCGCCCGGCCGTCGTCTTTCGCGTGAGACCCGACGGC